A region from the Parabacteroides sp. FAFU027 genome encodes:
- a CDS encoding energy-coupling factor ABC transporter permease codes for MMKSAKFLRLFAVSIALLAVQNASAMHISEGFLPPQWCLVWYLVSLPFIAWGLNRLRKTISADPKSKLILGICGAFVFVLSAIKLPSVTGSSSHLVGTSLGAMITGPAAMAVVGVVVLLFQALLLAHGGLTTLGANVFSMAIAGPFLAYGLFCLGKKVRWNESVNIFFASFVGSLFTYVVTSFQLAVSFPDATGGWWVSFLKFGALFAVTQLPLSVIEGFLTLFVYRFVSKHIPEISFVKTGE; via the coding sequence ATGATGAAAAGCGCTAAGTTTCTTCGGTTATTTGCTGTTTCGATTGCTCTTTTGGCGGTTCAGAACGCTTCGGCGATGCATATTTCGGAAGGCTTTCTGCCCCCTCAATGGTGTTTGGTGTGGTACCTGGTATCGTTGCCGTTTATTGCCTGGGGATTGAACCGTTTACGGAAAACCATTAGCGCAGACCCGAAGTCGAAGCTGATTCTCGGGATATGCGGGGCATTTGTCTTTGTGCTGTCGGCCATTAAGTTGCCGTCGGTGACGGGGAGTAGTTCGCATTTGGTGGGCACGAGCCTGGGGGCTATGATTACAGGACCTGCTGCGATGGCTGTTGTCGGCGTGGTGGTGCTTTTGTTTCAGGCTCTTTTGCTAGCACATGGCGGACTGACGACGCTCGGGGCGAATGTTTTCTCAATGGCTATAGCCGGACCGTTTCTGGCTTATGGTTTGTTCTGCCTGGGTAAAAAGGTTCGTTGGAACGAATCGGTGAATATCTTTTTTGCCTCGTTTGTTGGTAGTCTTTTCACCTACGTGGTGACCTCGTTCCAATTGGCGGTTTCATTTCCGGATGCGACTGGAGGATGGTGGGTTTCATTCCTGAAGTTCGGCGCTTTGTTTGCCGTTACTCAGTTGCCGCTTTCGGTCATCGAAGGTTTCCTGACGTTGTTTGTCTATCGTTTTGTATCGAAACATATTCCCGAAATCTCATTTGTCAAAACGGGAGAGTAG
- a CDS encoding energy-coupling factor ABC transporter ATP-binding protein — MLRLNNISYAYPNGTQALSDVSLTVGQGVKCAVLGSNGAGKSSLFTLLLGLVRPQKGEYFLAGTSVGYSKKELQMLRQRVGIVFQDPEHQLFTSSVYDEVAFGLSNMGLPVSEVRERVAATLKQLQLEDLQHRPPHLLSYGQKKRVVIAAVIAMDPDVLVFDEPSSGLDPESAQMMTAILNDLHKKGKTLIVSTHSVDFAWSWAQQIILMKDGQVEADDSPEQILVNAELMSRCKLRQPVLVELFERLHPRLQTGNYPRSVEELSNLITTAL, encoded by the coding sequence TTGCTCAGGTTAAATAACATATCGTATGCTTATCCTAACGGGACACAGGCTTTGTCAGACGTCAGCCTGACCGTCGGGCAAGGGGTGAAATGTGCCGTGCTGGGTAGTAACGGGGCCGGAAAATCCTCCCTGTTTACGCTCTTACTTGGACTTGTCAGGCCGCAAAAGGGGGAATACTTCTTAGCTGGAACGTCGGTCGGTTATAGCAAGAAAGAGCTGCAGATGTTGCGCCAGCGTGTCGGGATTGTTTTCCAGGATCCCGAACATCAATTGTTTACCTCCAGCGTGTATGACGAGGTGGCGTTTGGCCTTTCCAATATGGGATTGCCGGTAAGTGAAGTTCGTGAACGGGTAGCTGCGACACTGAAACAATTGCAACTCGAAGATTTGCAGCATCGTCCGCCGCATCTGCTCAGTTACGGGCAAAAGAAGCGGGTGGTGATTGCCGCCGTCATTGCTATGGATCCCGATGTGCTTGTGTTTGACGAACCCTCATCGGGACTGGATCCCGAATCGGCACAGATGATGACCGCGATTCTGAATGATTTACATAAAAAAGGAAAGACGCTGATTGTCTCGACGCACAGTGTGGATTTTGCGTGGAGTTGGGCGCAGCAAATTATCCTGATGAAAGACGGACAGGTGGAAGCCGATGATTCTCCTGAACAAATATTGGTCAATGCAGAGCTGATGAGTCGTTGCAAACTTCGCCAACCCGTATTGGTGGAGCTGTTTGAACGTCTTCATCCGCGTTTACAAACCGGAAACTATCCCCGTTCGGTGGAGGAATTGTCAAACCTGATAACAACGGCATTATGA
- the cobI gene encoding precorrin-2 C(20)-methyltransferase, whose product MQGTFYGIGVGPGDCDLLTLKAVKALAQADIIAVPESSREAGSTAYDIARPHLKDDVEILSLEFPMIRDVAQREQFRRNNAHRVAEQLNQGKHVAFLTLGDPMLYSTYLYLLEYLKQDGVEPVSIPGIYSFNAISNMLNLPLVKGDENMAIVCAIDEENWQTYQSFNTLVLMKVSAYAPLLYKLLSETSGWDFSMVTNAGKPSEVVSFDFNDLKDGVHYFSTVILKKRG is encoded by the coding sequence ATGCAAGGAACATTTTATGGAATAGGAGTAGGTCCCGGAGATTGCGACCTGCTCACCCTCAAAGCCGTCAAGGCACTGGCACAGGCCGACATCATCGCCGTGCCCGAAAGCTCCCGTGAAGCGGGGAGCACAGCGTACGACATTGCCCGTCCGCACCTGAAAGACGATGTGGAGATTCTTTCTCTCGAATTTCCGATGATACGGGATGTGGCACAACGGGAGCAATTCCGTCGCAACAACGCTCACCGCGTAGCCGAGCAACTCAATCAGGGCAAGCATGTCGCTTTCCTGACTCTGGGCGATCCAATGCTTTACAGTACTTACCTCTACTTGCTCGAATACCTGAAGCAGGATGGTGTGGAACCGGTTTCCATTCCCGGTATTTACTCCTTCAACGCCATCAGCAATATGCTCAATCTCCCGCTGGTAAAAGGTGATGAGAACATGGCGATAGTGTGCGCCATTGATGAGGAGAACTGGCAGACCTACCAGTCGTTCAACACACTGGTGCTGATGAAGGTCTCTGCTTATGCACCCTTGCTGTACAAGTTGCTGAGTGAAACGTCCGGTTGGGATTTCAGCATGGTGACTAATGCCGGTAAACCTTCTGAAGTGGTATCATTTGATTTTAATGATCTGAAGGACGGTGTGCATTATTTTTCAACCGTAATATTAAAGAAGAGGGGATAA
- the cbiE gene encoding precorrin-6y C5,15-methyltransferase (decarboxylating) subunit CbiE, with protein MTKSQFIYICGIGPGHPDYILPAVFRRVAESDLLIGGKRHLSLFDCTGKETIALSNNIDDIVCRLRQLLQHNPDGKQVTLLVSGDTGFHSLLGTMERYFSSEDYVVIPGISSFQYLFAQVGMSYHDAHIASVHGQDADVVNLVRTHPKLFLLTDTHRSWKYIAQLLCDNGLGHCQMIVGDRFSYPDETILRKTARELENEEHEFGLCSVIILYS; from the coding sequence ATGACAAAGTCTCAATTTATCTATATCTGCGGTATCGGCCCCGGCCATCCTGATTACATTTTGCCAGCGGTGTTTCGACGGGTTGCCGAAAGCGACCTGCTGATCGGGGGCAAACGCCACCTTTCACTCTTTGACTGCACGGGCAAGGAGACCATAGCGCTGTCGAATAACATCGACGATATTGTGTGTCGGCTGCGCCAACTGTTGCAGCACAATCCCGATGGGAAGCAGGTGACTTTGCTGGTTTCCGGCGATACCGGATTTCATAGTTTGCTTGGAACGATGGAGCGCTATTTTTCGTCCGAAGATTATGTGGTGATTCCGGGAATCAGTTCGTTCCAGTACCTCTTTGCCCAAGTGGGTATGAGCTACCATGACGCACACATTGCCAGCGTACATGGGCAGGATGCAGATGTGGTAAATCTGGTCAGAACGCATCCGAAGCTCTTTCTGCTGACCGATACCCACCGTTCTTGGAAGTATATTGCACAGTTGTTGTGTGATAACGGACTGGGGCATTGTCAGATGATCGTGGGGGATCGGTTCTCATATCCCGATGAGACTATTCTACGGAAAACGGCTCGGGAATTGGAGAATGAGGAGCATGAATTCGGATTGTGCTCGGTGATCATTCTCTACTCCTGA
- the cbiT gene encoding precorrin-6Y C5,15-methyltransferase (decarboxylating) subunit CbiT — MSNKYSTPGIPDDEFIRGKVPMTKEEIRTLSIAKLRLQPGDHFLDIGAGTGSVSIEAALLLPEQTVYAVEHNPEAVSLIGQNCEKFGVNNIKVIAGKAPEVLSDVPEVNKVFIGGSSGNLPAILEWIIAQVKADLTLVVNAITLETLMTAQSWFADREDFDTELSQVAVTRFEAVGKYSMMKPLTPVFILVARKK; from the coding sequence ATGAGCAATAAATATAGTACCCCCGGCATTCCCGACGACGAGTTTATCCGTGGTAAGGTGCCGATGACCAAAGAAGAAATACGTACACTCAGCATCGCAAAGCTGCGTTTGCAGCCCGGCGATCACTTTCTCGATATCGGTGCTGGAACCGGTTCGGTCTCCATCGAAGCGGCGCTACTTTTACCTGAACAGACCGTTTATGCCGTAGAGCACAATCCGGAAGCAGTCTCGCTGATCGGGCAAAACTGCGAAAAGTTCGGCGTCAATAATATAAAGGTAATCGCCGGAAAAGCACCCGAAGTACTTTCTGATGTACCGGAAGTAAATAAGGTATTTATTGGCGGATCAAGTGGTAATCTCCCTGCGATACTGGAGTGGATCATCGCTCAGGTAAAAGCCGATCTTACTCTTGTGGTGAATGCCATTACGCTGGAAACCCTGATGACAGCGCAGAGTTGGTTTGCAGATCGGGAGGATTTTGATACGGAGTTGAGCCAGGTAGCGGTTACTCGTTTCGAAGCGGTTGGTAAGTATTCGATGATGAAGCCGCTGACTCCGGTATTTATTTTAGTAGCGAGAAAGAAATAA
- a CDS encoding precorrin-8X methylmutase: protein MDQTKYTILDPTKIEDRSFEIITEELGHLTLPEPEASVVKRVIHTTADFEYGCITEIHPDAIESGRAALAKGCIVYCDTNMIVAGANKRVLKSLGCEILTYVDNAEVAAEAKASGITRSIVGINKAASDEKTAIYVIGNAPTALVRICELIELGKINPALVIGVPVGFVGAAESKEMIRRKGVPYVVTNGRKGGSTVAVAILNAIMYGLKRD from the coding sequence ATGGACCAAACAAAATACACCATTTTAGATCCAACCAAGATCGAAGATCGCAGCTTCGAGATCATTACCGAGGAGCTCGGACACCTTACCTTGCCTGAACCGGAGGCTTCCGTGGTCAAACGGGTCATCCACACGACGGCCGATTTTGAGTACGGATGTATTACCGAAATTCACCCCGACGCGATCGAATCGGGACGGGCGGCTTTGGCTAAAGGCTGCATCGTCTATTGTGATACCAACATGATCGTGGCGGGGGCAAACAAACGGGTACTGAAAAGCCTCGGATGTGAAATCCTTACCTATGTGGACAATGCCGAAGTGGCTGCCGAGGCAAAAGCATCGGGTATCACCCGTTCCATCGTAGGAATCAATAAAGCCGCTTCGGATGAAAAAACGGCCATCTATGTAATCGGCAACGCGCCCACAGCTTTGGTGCGCATCTGTGAATTGATCGAATTGGGAAAAATCAATCCGGCATTGGTGATCGGTGTGCCGGTGGGATTCGTCGGTGCTGCTGAGTCGAAAGAGATGATTCGCAGAAAGGGCGTGCCGTATGTGGTGACCAACGGCCGAAAAGGCGGTAGTACCGTGGCCGTGGCGATCCTCAATGCGATCATGTACGGATTGAAAAGAGATTGA
- the cbiD gene encoding cobalt-precorrin-5B (C(1))-methyltransferase CbiD has translation MLATKYINGKTYRCGYTTGSCAAAAAKAATALLLCAEWEEQVIIQTPAGIELTLDVLEQQSTPDFAYCCVVKDAGDDPDVTHGIRVYARASRNTENRIIVKGGIGVGVVTKRGLQVSVGEAAINPGPMKMILAEVSEVCGEDCGITIEISVPEGVEIAKKTFNEKLGIVGGISILGTSGIVSPMSDEAFKEALALELSMQKEAGHDSVIFSPGNYGENFIAEFAEVDPERIVKTSNFIGYMLHQAVFYQMKRVVLVGHIGKLIKVAGGIFNTHSSVADGRREVMAAHYFHNTNDAAGFAHIMQSNTTEEAIEAVRDDSFFHYLCGEIQTRCVDHVKGKLEVEVILFALDRGLLGVTDGAEITLKNHFNSKL, from the coding sequence ATGCTTGCAACTAAATACATCAACGGGAAAACCTACCGGTGCGGATACACCACCGGTTCATGCGCTGCTGCGGCTGCCAAAGCCGCCACGGCATTGTTGTTGTGTGCCGAGTGGGAAGAGCAGGTGATTATCCAGACTCCCGCAGGCATAGAGTTGACACTCGATGTGCTGGAGCAGCAGAGTACACCCGACTTTGCCTACTGTTGCGTAGTCAAGGACGCCGGAGATGATCCGGATGTGACGCACGGCATACGCGTCTATGCCCGTGCCAGTCGGAATACGGAAAACCGGATCATAGTCAAAGGCGGTATCGGAGTCGGAGTGGTCACCAAAAGAGGCTTACAGGTATCGGTCGGTGAAGCGGCGATCAATCCCGGACCGATGAAAATGATCCTGGCAGAAGTGTCGGAGGTGTGTGGCGAGGATTGCGGCATTACCATCGAAATCTCCGTGCCTGAAGGAGTGGAGATTGCAAAAAAGACCTTCAATGAAAAGCTCGGCATTGTGGGCGGAATCTCCATTTTGGGAACCTCCGGTATAGTAAGCCCGATGTCGGACGAAGCCTTCAAAGAGGCATTGGCTCTCGAACTCTCGATGCAGAAAGAGGCCGGTCACGATAGTGTGATTTTTTCACCGGGCAATTACGGGGAGAACTTTATCGCGGAGTTTGCTGAGGTAGATCCTGAACGAATTGTCAAGACCAGCAACTTTATCGGTTACATGCTCCATCAGGCGGTGTTTTACCAAATGAAACGGGTGGTACTCGTAGGTCATATCGGAAAGCTGATTAAGGTGGCGGGCGGTATCTTCAACACCCATAGCAGCGTGGCCGATGGTCGTCGAGAGGTGATGGCGGCACACTATTTCCACAATACGAATGATGCAGCCGGATTCGCCCACATCATGCAGAGTAACACCACGGAGGAAGCCATCGAAGCGGTGCGCGACGATAGCTTTTTCCATTATCTCTGTGGGGAAATCCAGACCCGATGCGTTGATCATGTCAAGGGAAAACTGGAGGTGGAGGTGATTTTATTCGCTTTGGACAGAGGATTATTGGGTGTGACCGATGGAGCGGAAATAACTCTCAAGAACCATTTCAATAGTAAATTGTAA
- a CDS encoding sirohydrochlorin chelatase, which translates to MKRKGILIVGHGSKSSDAVREFEQMVAYTSLQTDEFIVKGAHMELAEPNIPDTVEALVAGGVTDIRVLPYFLYTGNHIKQDIPEILADVKENYPAVKFSFGKALGFDPRIADILLAKAHEVVEI; encoded by the coding sequence ATGAAACGTAAAGGAATCCTGATTGTCGGTCATGGCAGTAAGTCATCCGATGCAGTCAGGGAATTTGAGCAGATGGTGGCTTATACCAGCCTCCAGACTGACGAGTTTATTGTAAAAGGTGCGCACATGGAGTTGGCTGAACCCAATATTCCCGATACTGTGGAAGCTTTGGTAGCCGGCGGTGTGACTGACATCCGTGTATTGCCTTATTTTCTCTACACCGGCAACCACATCAAGCAGGATATCCCGGAAATCCTTGCCGATGTGAAAGAAAACTATCCTGCGGTGAAATTCAGTTTCGGAAAAGCATTGGGCTTTGACCCGCGTATTGCCGATATTTTGTTGGCAAAAGCTCATGAAGTGGTAGAAATCTGA
- the cbiQ gene encoding cobalt ECF transporter T component CbiQ: protein MFPESYLQANRLSHVHPINKVMFFLLFIVFAFLSKSVGFLCLQGLSIVAFILFSVKMPKSVLLKMLLLPFGFVLLGILPLVITREPDLIMKLWKGWGVSSNGLQQSELILSRSFALTTAMYWFILVTSVQELVYIFRKIKLPALFIDVLLLVYRNIFLLLGVSNQIHRTQTCRMGYNNARNGYRSLVSLMGQTFVLSYYRADRQYNSVLTRGYQGEWPASVLPVKFSKNYLGLWFGFLIFLAEGFILI, encoded by the coding sequence ATGTTTCCGGAAAGCTATTTACAAGCCAACAGATTAAGTCATGTACATCCTATAAATAAAGTGATGTTCTTTCTGTTGTTCATCGTATTTGCCTTTTTGTCAAAGTCTGTCGGGTTTCTTTGTTTGCAAGGCTTATCCATTGTGGCATTTATTCTGTTTTCGGTGAAAATGCCAAAATCAGTCTTACTGAAGATGCTTCTCCTGCCGTTCGGATTCGTGCTGCTCGGCATTTTGCCTTTGGTCATTACCCGCGAGCCTGACTTGATAATGAAACTATGGAAGGGGTGGGGCGTTTCCTCTAACGGATTGCAGCAGTCGGAACTAATTCTGTCGCGCAGTTTTGCACTCACAACGGCCATGTATTGGTTTATTCTGGTGACATCGGTGCAGGAGTTGGTTTATATTTTCAGGAAAATAAAGCTCCCGGCATTGTTTATTGATGTGCTGCTGCTGGTTTACCGGAATATCTTTCTACTGCTTGGGGTCAGTAATCAGATTCACCGGACACAAACTTGCCGGATGGGATACAACAATGCCAGAAATGGCTACCGTTCTCTTGTTTCGTTGATGGGACAAACCTTCGTCTTGTCTTATTACCGCGCGGACCGGCAATACAACAGCGTCCTGACCCGGGGCTATCAGGGTGAATGGCCGGCATCGGTATTGCCGGTGAAATTTTCAAAGAACTATTTAGGATTGTGGTTTGGATTTCTGATTTTCCTTGCCGAAGGATTTATACTAATATAA
- a CDS encoding cobyrinate a,c-diamide synthase: MNGFILAGTNSGCGKTTITLGLMSLLKKQGLKVAPFKAGPDFIDPAFHQKATGVHSYNLDSHLVSHDMLRTHFLEKTAGKDIAVVEGVMGLFDGMGEQSEGSAADLSRILNLPVILAVNCKGASQSVVATVHGFATLDPSVKIAGVILNHVPNHEHYLFLKKMIESKTGVVCIGYLPTRPDVVLESRHLGLIQATEVDSLNEKIDNLTTLFELTIDHDSLLKVTRLPEVSSFDNKDAFAKWHRDLAGLRVGVAKDEAFSFYYKSNLELLELHGAELVYFSPLHDKNIPIKANALYIGGGYPEVYASGLSANNKMLDSLKEAAETGLPIYAECGGLMYLTENIRLLSGECIPMTGIFNSTSAMTKRLQRFGYCSVQLDGAETRAHEFHHSEQLTPDEPNFELAYQVTKASNGRRWSCGLHRKNVLAAYAHVQFLSSPSFYHKIIDLWTKQNTPF, translated from the coding sequence ATGAACGGATTTATACTGGCCGGAACCAATAGCGGATGTGGTAAAACGACCATTACGCTTGGCTTAATGTCGTTGCTGAAAAAACAGGGATTGAAAGTGGCTCCATTCAAGGCAGGACCTGACTTTATCGACCCGGCTTTTCATCAGAAAGCAACCGGAGTGCATTCTTACAATCTGGATAGCCATCTGGTTAGTCATGATATGTTGCGCACCCATTTTTTAGAGAAAACAGCGGGGAAAGATATTGCTGTGGTCGAAGGCGTAATGGGGCTGTTTGATGGTATGGGGGAGCAGAGTGAAGGCAGTGCCGCCGATTTGTCTCGGATACTGAACCTTCCCGTAATCCTGGCGGTCAACTGCAAAGGAGCTTCGCAGAGCGTAGTGGCTACCGTGCATGGTTTTGCCACGCTTGATCCTTCGGTAAAGATTGCAGGCGTAATTCTCAATCATGTCCCGAATCACGAGCATTATCTTTTCCTGAAAAAAATGATCGAAAGTAAGACCGGAGTAGTCTGTATCGGTTACTTGCCTACCCGTCCGGATGTGGTGCTCGAGAGCCGTCATCTCGGCCTGATTCAGGCTACGGAAGTGGACTCGCTCAATGAAAAGATTGACAATCTTACGACGCTTTTTGAGCTGACCATTGATCATGACTCTTTATTGAAGGTGACACGATTGCCGGAAGTATCTTCTTTTGATAATAAGGATGCTTTTGCCAAATGGCATCGTGATCTTGCCGGATTGCGCGTTGGTGTGGCGAAGGACGAAGCATTTTCCTTTTATTATAAAAGCAACCTGGAGCTGTTGGAATTGCACGGTGCGGAACTGGTTTATTTCAGTCCGCTGCATGACAAAAATATTCCCATTAAGGCAAATGCTTTATACATCGGGGGCGGTTACCCCGAGGTTTATGCTTCCGGGCTTTCGGCTAACAATAAAATGCTCGATAGCCTGAAAGAGGCTGCTGAAACAGGGCTACCCATCTATGCCGAGTGCGGCGGACTGATGTATTTGACTGAAAATATCAGATTGCTTTCGGGCGAATGCATCCCGATGACGGGTATTTTCAATAGCACCTCGGCGATGACTAAACGTTTGCAAAGATTTGGATATTGCAGTGTGCAACTGGATGGGGCTGAGACGAGGGCGCACGAGTTTCACCACTCCGAACAGCTGACACCCGATGAGCCGAATTTTGAACTGGCCTATCAGGTCACCAAAGCCTCTAACGGTCGCCGATGGAGTTGCGGATTGCACCGTAAGAACGTTCTGGCAGCTTATGCTCACGTGCAGTTTCTGTCAAGCCCCTCGTTTTATCATAAAATCATAGACTTATGGACCAAACAAAATACACCATTTTAG
- a CDS encoding DUF5723 family protein yields the protein MKKTLIAVILFFTSLLCVNAQYAYSLYFINEMSQRHEYNPAFVPEYGYFALPVIGNTQVGATSDVGILNFLFPYNNKQVLFLHPSVNTSDFLNKLQPRNRIKQSLSTDLFSCGFFTSNNDFWTIGLSLKENTSAVLPKSLFEFAKDSTKNYYDLSDLRAKSVCWLEASLGCSKEINERLRVGFKVKLLTGMSEEIIKYSKLDLNRVGDQWHVNASGQTFIASNFLSYKVDSTNHFTFQDYTFNKHNIKPAGFGAAIDLGFSYRITPDLTLSSSLTDLGFISWNPSAVKIGEAKNEYDISGVSDSATYSYGTWNNQIWWLGENGKQILAYKRLTTKRRYTDMLTATLRTGLEYDVLKNGNKRISLGLLNTIYYGEYDSDFETVGSVNLRPNSWFCLTGTCAFLHKNPNRFGLAMNFSPKWINFFIASDFLLPRLNSDYLPKNAFTFNVQTGIAIPLFLNKPPYRYKYKDYPY from the coding sequence ATGAAGAAAACCCTGATTGCGGTCATTCTGTTTTTTACGTCGTTGTTGTGTGTAAACGCCCAGTATGCGTATTCGCTATATTTTATCAATGAAATGAGCCAGCGGCATGAGTATAATCCGGCATTTGTGCCTGAATACGGTTATTTTGCCCTGCCGGTTATTGGTAATACGCAGGTTGGAGCGACCTCTGATGTGGGGATTCTGAATTTTCTTTTTCCGTATAATAATAAGCAGGTGTTATTTTTGCATCCTTCGGTGAATACCTCCGATTTCCTGAATAAACTTCAGCCGCGAAACAGGATAAAACAAAGTTTGAGCACAGATCTTTTTTCTTGCGGCTTTTTTACCTCAAATAACGATTTCTGGACAATCGGTTTATCATTGAAAGAGAACACGTCGGCAGTTCTTCCCAAATCCCTTTTTGAATTTGCAAAAGATTCAACGAAAAACTATTACGATCTTTCCGATTTGCGGGCAAAGAGTGTTTGCTGGTTGGAGGCTTCTTTAGGTTGTTCAAAAGAGATCAACGAACGTTTAAGGGTTGGTTTTAAGGTAAAGTTGCTCACCGGTATGTCTGAGGAGATCATCAAATACAGTAAGCTGGATTTGAATCGCGTTGGGGATCAGTGGCATGTGAATGCTTCCGGACAGACTTTCATCGCGTCCAATTTCCTTTCGTATAAGGTTGATTCGACGAATCATTTTACCTTTCAGGATTACACGTTTAACAAGCATAATATCAAACCTGCGGGATTTGGAGCTGCTATTGACCTCGGCTTTTCCTATCGGATAACTCCCGATCTTACCCTTTCGTCCAGTTTGACCGATTTAGGCTTCATTTCCTGGAATCCTTCTGCTGTAAAAATAGGGGAAGCTAAAAATGAATATGATATTAGTGGCGTTAGTGATTCGGCAACATACTCTTACGGAACCTGGAATAATCAGATCTGGTGGCTCGGAGAGAATGGAAAACAGATATTGGCGTACAAACGTTTGACAACGAAACGACGGTACACTGATATGTTAACTGCCACTCTCAGAACTGGTCTTGAATATGATGTTCTGAAAAATGGCAATAAGAGAATCAGTCTGGGCCTTTTGAATACGATCTATTACGGAGAGTATGATTCCGATTTTGAAACTGTTGGGTCTGTAAATCTCAGACCTAATAGTTGGTTTTGTCTTACAGGAACATGCGCATTCTTACACAAGAACCCGAATCGATTTGGATTGGCTATGAACTTTTCACCCAAATGGATTAATTTCTTCATCGCATCTGATTTTCTTTTGCCCCGGTTAAACAGTGATTACCTGCCTAAAAACGCTTTTACCTTTAATGTGCAGACCGGCATTGCAATTCCTCTTTTCCTGAATAAACCTCCTTATCGCTACAAGTATAAAGATTACCCGTATTAA
- a CDS encoding energy-coupling factor ABC transporter substrate-binding protein: protein MKNNHIRILSASIFLLIVAGLYMYNFRQDLPGADDNASTVIGQIAPAYKPWCKSISFDLTKEMEALFFGLQMLSGVVIFAICFRFLKKSGQKTTLK, encoded by the coding sequence ATGAAGAATAATCATATCCGAATCTTGTCGGCATCCATTTTTCTGCTGATTGTAGCAGGACTTTACATGTATAATTTCCGGCAGGATTTGCCCGGCGCCGATGATAATGCTTCGACCGTTATCGGTCAAATTGCACCTGCTTATAAACCCTGGTGCAAAAGCATTAGCTTTGATCTGACAAAGGAAATGGAAGCCCTGTTTTTCGGATTACAGATGTTGAGCGGTGTGGTAATATTTGCCATCTGTTTCCGCTTTTTGAAGAAATCCGGACAAAAAACAACCCTGAAATAA